The Oncorhynchus masou masou isolate Uvic2021 chromosome 31, UVic_Omas_1.1, whole genome shotgun sequence genome includes a region encoding these proteins:
- the LOC135525046 gene encoding multiple PDZ domain protein-like produces the protein MVKLPVIADTNISAIASQVESMSTSSCSETHPGEPEAPKPKSICLEKGSDGLGFSIVGGFGSPHGDLPIYIKTVFSKGSAAVDGRLKRGDQILSVNGESLEGTTHELAVAILKRQKGAVTLDVLS, from the exons atggtCAAACTGCCA gTGATTGCTGACACCAACATCAGTGCTATAGCCAGTCAGGTGGAGAGTATGTCGACTAGCAGCTGCTCCGAGACACATCCAGGGGAACCAGA AGCCCCCAAACCCAAGAGTATCTGCCTGGAGAAAGGTTCTGACGGCCTGGGCTTCAGCATCGTAGGAGGCTTCGGAAGCCCTCATGGAGACCTGCCAATCTACATCAAGACTGTCTTCAGCAAG GGGTCAGCTGCGGTGGACGGGCGTCTGAAGAGGGGTGACCAGATCTTGTCTGTGAATGGAGAGAGTCTGGAAGGGACCACACATGAGCTGGCTGTGGCCATACTGAAGAGACAGAAAGGGGCCGTCACCCTGGATGTGCTGTCCTAG
- the LOC135525330 gene encoding PDZK1-interacting protein 1-like isoform X2, which yields MGRDPTVVIWLMLTLGVVTAQIDKVERALPQWLTGIIAVAVFLFLIFVAFLVNKAWCQDSRPDTKECECGKTPGYANTNGDHYDTSLDMFSRDHEGAYENMDLEGIEDKVTVM from the exons ATGGGGAGAGATCCTACTGTGGTTATATGGCTGATGCTGACTTTGGGAGTAGTCACAGCTCAAATAG ATAAGGTGGAGCGGGCACTGCCACAGTGGCTGACAGGCATCATAGCTGTGGCCGTGTTTCTCTTCCTCATCTTCGTGGCGTTTCTGGTCAACAAGGCCTGGTGTCAGGACTCGAG GCCTGACACCAAAGAATGTGAGTGTGGGAAGACCCCTGGGTATGCCAACACCAATGGAGACCACTATGATACCAGCCTGGACATGTTCAG CAGAGATCACGAGGGTGCATATGAGAACATGGACCTCGAAGGTATTGAAGACAAAGTCACTGTCATGTGA
- the LOC135525330 gene encoding PDZK1-interacting protein 1-like isoform X1, with protein sequence MGRDPTVVIWLMLTLGVVTAQIDKVERALPQWLTGIIAVAVFLFLIFVAFLVNKAWCQDSRPDTKECECGKTPGYANTNGDHYDTSLDMFSSRDHEGAYENMDLEGIEDKVTVM encoded by the exons ATGGGGAGAGATCCTACTGTGGTTATATGGCTGATGCTGACTTTGGGAGTAGTCACAGCTCAAATAG ATAAGGTGGAGCGGGCACTGCCACAGTGGCTGACAGGCATCATAGCTGTGGCCGTGTTTCTCTTCCTCATCTTCGTGGCGTTTCTGGTCAACAAGGCCTGGTGTCAGGACTCGAG GCCTGACACCAAAGAATGTGAGTGTGGGAAGACCCCTGGGTATGCCAACACCAATGGAGACCACTATGATACCAGCCTGGACATGTTCAG CAGCAGAGATCACGAGGGTGCATATGAGAACATGGACCTCGAAGGTATTGAAGACAAAGTCACTGTCATGTGA